A stretch of the Campylobacter concisus genome encodes the following:
- the fusA gene encoding elongation factor G produces the protein MAERKTPLHKVRNIGIAAHIDAGKTTTSERILFFTGMSHKIGEVHDGAATMDWMEQEKERGITITSAATTAFWKGYQINLIDTPGHVDFTIEVERSMRVLDGAVSVFCSVGGVQPQSETVWRQANKYHVPRIVFVNKMDRIGANFFRVEEQIRERLKANPIPIQIPIGAEDNFRGVVDLVRMKAYVWNDEKKPTDYVEEEIPAEVKEKAEEYRAKLIEAVSETDDSLMEKFFAGEELSEEEIKKGIKAGCLRMTITPMLCGTAFKNKGIQPLLDAVVDYLPAPDEIAAINGVYEDGAEVTVESTDDGEFAALAFKIMTDPFVGQLTFIRVYRGSLESGSYAYNTVQDCKERIGRLLKMHSNKREEITELFAGEIGAVVGLKNTLTGDTLASEKDKVILERMDFPEPVISVAVEPKTKADQEKMAIALQKLAQEDPSFRVSTDEESGQTIISGMGELHLEIIVDRMLREFKVDAEVGQPQVAYRETIRKTVEQEYKYAKQSGGRGQYGHVFLRIEPLPAASGFEFVNDIKGGVVPKEYIPAVEKGCKEALQSGVLAGYPVEDVKVTLFDGSYHEVDSSEMAFKLAASMGFKEGARKAGAVILEPMMKVEVETPEEYMGDVIGDLNKRRGQVNSMDDRNGVKIIAAYCPLAQMFGYSTDLRSMTQGRATYSMEFDHYEEVPKNVSDEIIKKRNG, from the coding sequence ATGGCAGAGAGAAAAACGCCTTTACATAAGGTAAGAAATATCGGTATTGCGGCTCACATTGATGCTGGAAAGACAACTACTAGTGAGAGAATTTTATTTTTTACTGGTATGAGCCATAAAATAGGTGAGGTTCATGATGGTGCTGCTACCATGGACTGGATGGAACAAGAAAAAGAGCGTGGTATTACTATTACTTCAGCTGCAACTACGGCATTTTGGAAGGGTTATCAAATAAACCTAATTGATACTCCGGGACACGTTGACTTTACTATCGAAGTTGAGCGTTCTATGCGTGTTCTTGATGGTGCTGTTTCAGTATTTTGTTCTGTTGGTGGTGTTCAACCACAATCAGAAACTGTTTGGAGGCAAGCAAATAAATATCACGTACCAAGAATCGTTTTTGTTAATAAAATGGATAGAATTGGTGCAAATTTCTTTAGAGTTGAAGAGCAGATTAGAGAAAGACTAAAAGCAAACCCAATACCTATTCAAATTCCTATAGGTGCTGAGGATAACTTTAGAGGTGTGGTTGACCTTGTAAGAATGAAAGCTTACGTTTGGAATGATGAGAAAAAGCCAACTGACTATGTTGAAGAAGAAATTCCAGCTGAAGTTAAAGAAAAAGCAGAGGAATACCGTGCAAAACTAATCGAAGCAGTTTCAGAGACAGATGATAGCTTGATGGAGAAATTTTTTGCTGGTGAAGAGCTAAGTGAAGAAGAGATTAAAAAAGGCATAAAAGCAGGCTGCTTGAGAATGACTATCACGCCTATGCTTTGTGGAACTGCGTTTAAGAACAAAGGTATCCAACCTCTACTTGATGCTGTTGTTGATTATTTACCAGCTCCAGATGAGATTGCAGCGATAAATGGTGTTTATGAAGATGGCGCTGAAGTGACTGTTGAAAGTACAGATGATGGCGAATTTGCCGCTCTTGCGTTTAAGATTATGACTGACCCATTTGTTGGACAGCTAACATTTATCCGTGTTTATAGAGGAAGCCTTGAAAGTGGTAGCTATGCTTACAACACAGTTCAAGACTGCAAAGAGAGAATCGGTCGTTTGCTAAAAATGCACTCAAATAAACGTGAAGAGATTACTGAGCTTTTTGCTGGTGAGATCGGCGCTGTTGTTGGTCTAAAAAATACTCTAACAGGTGATACTCTAGCTAGCGAGAAAGATAAAGTTATCCTTGAAAGAATGGACTTTCCAGAACCAGTTATTAGTGTTGCAGTTGAGCCAAAAACAAAAGCAGACCAGGAAAAAATGGCAATAGCACTTCAAAAACTAGCTCAAGAAGATCCAAGTTTTAGAGTTAGCACAGACGAAGAGAGCGGACAAACTATCATTAGTGGTATGGGTGAGCTTCACTTGGAGATCATAGTTGATCGTATGCTCCGTGAATTTAAAGTAGATGCTGAAGTTGGACAACCACAAGTTGCTTATCGTGAGACTATTCGTAAGACAGTTGAGCAAGAGTATAAATATGCTAAACAATCAGGCGGTCGTGGTCAATATGGTCACGTATTTTTACGTATTGAGCCGCTTCCAGCTGCTAGTGGATTTGAATTTGTTAATGATATCAAAGGTGGTGTTGTTCCAAAAGAATATATTCCAGCTGTTGAAAAAGGTTGCAAAGAGGCACTTCAAAGCGGTGTTCTTGCTGGTTACCCAGTTGAAGACGTTAAAGTTACACTATTTGATGGTAGCTACCATGAAGTTGACTCATCTGAAATGGCGTTTAAACTTGCTGCTTCAATGGGCTTTAAAGAGGGTGCTAGAAAAGCAGGTGCGGTTATCCTTGAACCTATGATGAAGGTTGAAGTAGAAACTCCAGAAGAGTATATGGGTGATGTTATAGGCGACCTTAACAAACGCCGTGGCCAAGTAAATTCAATGGATGATAGAAATGGTGTAAAGATCATTGCAGCTTATTGTCCATTAGCTCAAATGTTTGGCTATTCAACAGATCTTCGTTCAATGACTCAAGGCCGTGCAACTTATTCAATGGAATTTGATCACTACGAAGAAGTTCCTAAAAACGTAAGTGATGAGATCATTAAAAAGAGAAATGGCTAA
- a CDS encoding hydrogenase-4 component G produces MKISQIANSYNSSSIKENVKSEISLHKDEKDISKKESEITNLTAKDISNSYFSQYQKEIVKSSSSNLLAQGGLSFNAPKNLSEILSGIDLVNIGYNGKSLNELSSDEANDLISENGFFGITNTADRIASFVLNGAGDDIEKLKAGRDGVAKGFEDAKKIWGGELPEISQKTIEKTLETLDKKIAELGGNVLNVSA; encoded by the coding sequence ATGAAAATTTCTCAAATCGCAAACTCATATAATAGTTCAAGTATAAAAGAAAATGTAAAATCAGAAATTTCACTTCATAAAGATGAAAAGGATATCTCTAAAAAAGAGTCTGAAATTACAAATTTAACAGCCAAAGACATTTCAAATAGCTACTTTTCGCAGTATCAAAAAGAGATCGTTAAAAGCAGTAGTTCAAATTTATTAGCTCAAGGTGGCTTAAGCTTTAATGCGCCTAAAAATTTATCAGAAATTTTATCAGGCATTGATCTTGTAAATATCGGCTATAACGGTAAATCTTTAAACGAGCTAAGTAGTGACGAGGCAAATGATCTTATTAGCGAGAATGGATTTTTTGGTATCACAAATACGGCTGATAGGATAGCTAGCTTTGTGTTAAATGGTGCAGGTGATGACATAGAAAAACTAAAAGCTGGTAGAGATGGTGTGGCAAAGGGTTTTGAGGATGCGAAGAAAATTTGGGGAGGCGAGCTTCCTGAAATTTCACAAAAAACTATCGAAAAGACTCTTGAGACACTTGATAAAAAGATCGCTGAGCTTGGCGGTAACGTTTTAAATGTTTCAGCTTAA
- a CDS encoding Dps family protein yields MSKVILQLNVIQADANALYIKFHDLHWNVKGIQFFSVHEYTEKAYEDMSEIFDDAAERALMLGGRPIVKAEELAKVTHIKHEPKEIYTPTEVLEIVLADYKHLLGEFKKLDELAEGDTTTQMYAQDQIAKFEKAIWMLNATLSK; encoded by the coding sequence ATGTCAAAAGTTATTTTACAATTAAATGTTATTCAGGCTGATGCAAATGCACTTTATATTAAATTTCACGACCTTCATTGGAATGTAAAAGGTATTCAATTTTTTAGCGTTCATGAATACACAGAAAAGGCTTACGAAGATATGAGTGAGATATTTGACGATGCAGCTGAGAGAGCTCTTATGCTTGGTGGCAGACCTATCGTCAAGGCTGAGGAGCTAGCAAAAGTTACTCATATCAAACACGAGCCAAAAGAAATTTACACTCCAACAGAGGTTTTAGAGATTGTCTTGGCTGATTATAAACACCTTTTGGGCGAGTTTAAAAAGCTTGACGAGCTTGCAGAAGGCGATACAACAACTCAAATGTATGCACAAGATCAAATCGCAAAATTTGAAAAAGCGATCTGGATGCTAAACGCAACACTTAGCAAATAA
- a CDS encoding peptidoglycan D,D-transpeptidase FtsI family protein, whose protein sequence is MNSRKSKITILFLLITFGISIFVLVIFYRASIERKLPRLQTSDINTAIRGNIITKDGFSISSSQKLYKVMLDTRNIDPNKKEMFIKLYSLYSGDDPNKVRKIINGTKGIVTLSYSIDAKGATYLQELSRKLNRKSILVSYLDPKTGLASFQGMRVMESGQNRKFMSKDALTPAIGYVSKTESDALTKSKGVKGLERYYEDYLAPIQNAKILGPRDIGNNIILTSDSNLATRVDGYNAVLSIPLKFQTKLEQILDEKREFLDAKELVICIMNSKNGEILALASSSRYDPSNIRKQDYSALNSTVSEYAYEVGSVFKPFIFSILLQEKKVNPFELVNTYNGRYQLGKRIIKDTHPEPFMSAEDIIVHSSNIGMIQLVERLNGPQIYQGLLNFGFSRKTGIDLPYEQVGMMPTVTKLNSSTYKATVSYGYGLQATFMQLLKAYNIFNNKGIEVTPHMVAYLERNGKRYDLPKFEPAQVISQETAKIMKRILIKTVEKGTGLKAFTPGLEIGGKTGTAHIASGSGGYSNTYNGSFFGFVNDTRGNSYTIGVLARDPKRPYYYFGAQSALPMFKKAVDLMIEDGYLFPDANVIAEFEAKKDKLKNDKTKQKPALD, encoded by the coding sequence ATGAATTCCAGAAAATCAAAAATAACCATACTTTTTTTATTAATTACTTTTGGAATTTCAATATTCGTACTTGTCATATTTTATAGAGCAAGTATCGAGCGAAAGCTTCCTAGGCTTCAAACAAGCGATATAAACACAGCAATTCGTGGCAATATAATCACAAAAGATGGTTTTAGCATCTCTTCAAGTCAAAAGCTCTACAAAGTGATGCTTGATACTAGAAATATTGATCCTAATAAAAAAGAGATGTTTATCAAGCTATATTCGCTTTACAGCGGCGACGATCCAAACAAAGTAAGAAAGATTATAAATGGCACAAAAGGTATCGTTACGCTCTCATATAGCATTGATGCAAAGGGTGCTACCTACCTTCAAGAGCTCTCAAGAAAGCTAAATCGCAAGAGCATTTTGGTTTCATACCTTGACCCAAAAACAGGTCTTGCTTCATTTCAGGGCATGAGAGTAATGGAGAGCGGACAAAATCGTAAATTTATGTCAAAAGATGCTCTCACGCCAGCTATTGGCTACGTGAGCAAAACTGAAAGTGACGCGCTTACAAAAAGCAAAGGCGTAAAAGGTCTTGAGAGATATTATGAAGATTATTTAGCTCCTATACAAAATGCAAAAATTTTAGGGCCTCGCGATATTGGAAATAATATTATTTTAACAAGTGACTCAAATTTAGCAACAAGAGTAGATGGCTACAATGCAGTACTTTCTATACCATTAAAATTTCAAACTAAACTAGAGCAAATTTTAGATGAAAAGCGTGAATTTCTAGATGCAAAAGAGTTAGTCATCTGCATAATGAATAGCAAAAATGGAGAAATTTTAGCCCTAGCCTCTAGCTCAAGATATGATCCTTCGAATATAAGAAAGCAAGATTATAGCGCTCTAAACTCTACCGTTAGTGAATATGCTTATGAAGTTGGCTCGGTTTTTAAGCCATTTATATTTTCCATCTTACTTCAAGAGAAGAAAGTAAATCCATTTGAGCTTGTAAATACCTATAATGGCCGATACCAACTTGGCAAAAGGATAATCAAAGATACCCACCCAGAGCCTTTTATGAGTGCTGAGGATATAATCGTACATAGCTCAAACATCGGCATGATTCAGCTTGTTGAGCGTTTAAATGGGCCACAAATTTATCAAGGACTTTTAAATTTTGGCTTTTCAAGAAAAACAGGAATAGATCTACCTTACGAGCAAGTAGGTATGATGCCAACAGTTACAAAGCTAAACTCATCGACATATAAGGCGACTGTGAGCTACGGATACGGCTTGCAAGCTACATTTATGCAACTTTTAAAAGCCTACAATATATTTAATAATAAAGGCATTGAAGTTACTCCTCACATGGTCGCCTACTTAGAAAGAAATGGAAAAAGATACGATTTGCCAAAGTTCGAGCCAGCTCAAGTTATATCACAAGAAACCGCAAAGATAATGAAGAGAATTTTAATAAAAACGGTTGAAAAAGGTACTGGACTAAAAGCCTTTACGCCAGGACTTGAGATAGGTGGCAAGACCGGAACTGCCCACATTGCTTCAGGTAGTGGTGGATACAGTAACACCTACAATGGCTCATTTTTTGGCTTTGTAAATGATACAAGAGGCAATAGCTACACAATAGGCGTTTTAGCAAGGGACCCTAAAAGACCTTACTACTACTTCGGCGCTCAAAGTGCCTTACCTATGTTTAAAAAAGCAGTTGATCTGATGATTGAGGATGGATATTTATTTCCTGATGCAAATGTAATAGCTGAGTTTGAAGCCAAAAAAGATAAGCTTAAAAACGATAAGACAAAACAAAAGCCTGCTTTGGACTAA
- a CDS encoding major outer membrane protein, whose product MKLTKISLAALVALGAFSSVASATPLEEAIKNVDLSGFARYRYTNDKKHGEFSNTKSESGSKAGHQFKAVTNFKAAIDDNFFGVIGLRYNATDKSGDNTQGNQGSRGTGTDKTNTTNAFEVHQFYLGYKAGNTTITAGKQEIGSFFTDDAIATGVRVVNEDIEGLTLTALAFDAIEGDSVESDGDLYVNTGYLNIYDVGNLYAAGIAGSYDPINFQLWYASLTNLADLLAADVSANFAINDDVSLGGRVNYINTTVDKSAKAHLSKGIDESNGVANYNDGNFYAGELTASLFGFDLRAGYMGWKVDNKGVTSFALEDKGSLIDVGELTLDPTWADGKANLVYGTAGYTFDKFTVGVDYIKGHIKHAAAAGENGKEKVEEITPRFAYEYSKKLTFSSYYAFKTSKFADEAKNKEDQFRFEAKYSF is encoded by the coding sequence ATGAAACTAACAAAAATTAGTTTAGCCGCTTTGGTTGCTTTAGGTGCATTTTCAAGTGTAGCAAGTGCTACTCCACTTGAAGAAGCTATAAAAAATGTAGATCTTTCAGGATTTGCAAGATATAGATATACAAACGATAAAAAACACGGTGAGTTTTCTAATACAAAATCAGAGTCTGGCTCAAAAGCTGGTCATCAATTTAAAGCAGTAACAAATTTTAAAGCTGCTATCGATGATAACTTCTTTGGTGTTATTGGTTTAAGATATAACGCTACTGATAAATCTGGTGATAATACTCAGGGCAATCAAGGCTCTAGAGGCACTGGTACAGATAAAACAAATACAACCAATGCCTTTGAAGTTCATCAGTTCTATCTTGGTTATAAAGCTGGAAACACCACTATAACAGCTGGCAAACAAGAGATTGGCTCATTCTTTACAGATGATGCTATCGCTACTGGTGTAAGAGTGGTAAATGAAGATATTGAAGGACTAACACTTACTGCTTTAGCTTTTGATGCAATTGAGGGTGATAGTGTTGAGAGTGATGGAGATCTATATGTAAATACTGGTTACTTAAATATTTATGATGTTGGTAATCTATATGCGGCTGGTATAGCTGGCTCATATGATCCTATTAATTTCCAACTATGGTATGCTAGCCTAACAAATCTAGCTGATCTACTTGCAGCTGATGTTTCAGCAAATTTTGCTATTAATGATGATGTTAGCTTAGGTGGTAGAGTTAACTATATAAATACTACTGTAGATAAAAGTGCAAAAGCACATCTTTCTAAAGGTATAGATGAATCTAATGGCGTTGCAAACTATAATGATGGTAACTTCTATGCTGGCGAACTTACAGCTTCACTATTTGGCTTTGATTTGAGAGCTGGTTATATGGGTTGGAAAGTTGATAATAAAGGTGTAACATCATTTGCTCTTGAAGATAAAGGTAGTCTAATAGATGTTGGTGAGCTTACACTTGATCCAACTTGGGCTGATGGAAAAGCAAACCTAGTATATGGAACAGCTGGATATACATTTGATAAATTTACAGTTGGTGTTGATTACATAAAAGGCCACATTAAACACGCTGCAGCTGCTGGCGAAAATGGCAAAGAAAAAGTTGAAGAGATTACTCCAAGATTTGCATATGAGTATAGCAAAAAGCTAACATTTAGCTCATACTATGCATTCAAAACTTCAAAATTTGCTGATGAGGCTAAAAACAAAGAAGATCAATTCAGATTTGAAGCTAAATACTCATTCTAA
- a CDS encoding fatty-acid--CoA ligase, whose protein sequence is MLIKGLIVFFIVLLLIAICALIYLLLRNRDYSAEIKELALEKEEITIEKLEKLAGDNSLSKNELFELIQIFVGNFSIPAKNNQVMPKEANNYINFIILICSHKNSDAKLISFLDKEAKKKNPSYIVEIEESEKIGIENRKNRR, encoded by the coding sequence ATGCTAATAAAAGGTCTAATAGTTTTCTTTATTGTATTGCTATTAATTGCAATTTGTGCGTTAATCTATTTACTTTTAAGAAATAGAGATTATAGCGCCGAAATAAAGGAGCTTGCATTAGAAAAAGAAGAGATAACGATCGAAAAGCTTGAAAAGCTTGCTGGTGATAATAGTTTAAGTAAAAACGAGCTTTTCGAACTTATTCAAATCTTTGTAGGAAATTTTAGTATACCAGCTAAAAATAACCAAGTCATGCCAAAAGAGGCAAATAACTATATAAATTTTATAATTTTAATCTGCTCTCATAAAAATTCTGATGCAAAGCTCATCAGTTTTTTAGACAAAGAAGCTAAAAAGAAAAATCCAAGCTATATTGTCGAGATAGAAGAGAGTGAGAAAATCGGCATAGAAAATCGCAAAAATCGTAGATAA
- a CDS encoding c-type cytochrome translates to MKSIKISFLACFLVANAFAASQVYYIEARGEFGKELAEMAKKQANDRNEKVNIYVDEDPRRYKDNRILKLGVDRKGRYSVSLGKELYEKQCASCHGENADKRPFGSTPLKNMDAKDIEDSIISYRSDSSFGGSGKNVMQNQAKILSNNDLGAILAYLKGKDAFAEQDANENKPVSTQTKQGSYLR, encoded by the coding sequence ATGAAAAGTATTAAAATTTCTTTTTTGGCGTGTTTTTTGGTGGCAAATGCCTTTGCAGCTTCACAAGTCTACTATATAGAAGCTCGTGGTGAGTTTGGTAAAGAACTTGCAGAAATGGCAAAAAAGCAGGCTAATGATAGAAATGAAAAAGTAAATATCTATGTCGATGAAGATCCAAGACGCTATAAAGATAATAGAATTTTAAAATTGGGCGTTGATAGAAAGGGTAGATATAGTGTTTCTTTAGGTAAGGAGCTTTACGAAAAGCAATGTGCTAGCTGTCATGGCGAGAATGCTGATAAAAGGCCATTTGGTTCAACACCTCTAAAAAATATGGATGCTAAAGATATTGAAGATAGTATCATCTCTTATAGAAGTGACTCAAGTTTTGGCGGAAGCGGCAAAAATGTAATGCAAAACCAAGCTAAAATTCTTTCAAATAATGATCTTGGCGCGATTCTCGCCTATCTAAAAGGCAAAGATGCATTTGCTGAGCAAGACGCAAATGAAAACAAACCAGTCTCTACTCAAACAAAGCAAGGCAGTTATTTAAGATAA
- a CDS encoding rhodanese-like domain-containing protein: MKKILLLGAVCCMLSAAVKTVNISPDEIKKYDQIIDIRTPSEWQETGVIAGAKTITFNPNDKSAFLEELSKAVDVKKPIALVCRSGRRSTAAAAAIDSSDLKIINLDGGMSSLIEQGYKTTPYKK, encoded by the coding sequence ATGAAAAAAATTTTACTTTTAGGAGCTGTTTGTTGTATGTTGTCAGCTGCTGTTAAAACTGTTAATATAAGCCCAGATGAGATCAAAAAATATGATCAAATTATCGATATAAGAACTCCATCTGAGTGGCAAGAGACTGGCGTTATCGCAGGTGCAAAGACTATAACTTTTAATCCAAACGATAAGAGTGCATTTTTAGAGGAGCTTTCAAAGGCAGTTGATGTCAAAAAACCTATTGCTCTTGTTTGTAGAAGTGGCAGAAGAAGTACAGCAGCAGCCGCAGCGATAGATAGCTCGGATCTTAAGATAATAAATTTAGATGGAGGTATGAGTAGCTTGATCGAGCAAGGCTATAAAACTACGCCTTATAAAAAATAG
- the ccsA gene encoding cytochrome c biogenesis protein CcsA: MLNPKSLFLSMGSAIILMIIFAIASGVATIIESKTSTEAAWYYVYGASWFALIQLLLGINLTYNIFRYSLIDPKKLPSLIFHLGFIVILIGAGITRYLGFEADMHIREKTQSNIVTTKISYLNLTALNDNEEEINAALPLGISDAKKGFDLKLKIADNEANLKFKEFVPNASYKFVDDKNGQPVVEFVVSNESESEEIFLLEEEEARVADISFIFNAKPDESKKYVLFKLVDGNFTVTSNTNLSKFTMSDSSKTELKAGSVNEFGMGSLYTISNINFAPRLVSVHASKKLVSTKDSEFNALIAELNYKGDSKEMHIFYNLTEPSRLAVAGQKFNASWGAQQVKLPFSLYLKDFELKRYPGSNSPMSYSSEVIVKDDTNMSGLDYKIYMNHVLDYDGYRFFQSSYDTDEKGTILSVNKDPGKIPTYIGYFLLGLGFVLNVVNPGSRFRKLAKLIDNESTKGGKKVVAIIAIMLLSLNFSSLKAEDFLPNISKEHTQKLSRLIVQSSDGRMKPFDTLSKEILNKIHRSENINSLNSNQAMLSIMVTPDFWRSEKIISLGQSKELKKELGIDENAKYASFNDFFRTTKDGGSEYKLTKFAEIANRKHPGSRNTFDKDVIKIDERLNVFYMIFIGEIFKIFPKQDDPSNSWYSPASAMMYFPPKEADLVINMMREYFAAVDAATKDNDWSKADAALDKISAYQQKYGSAVMPSEEKINIEILFNKIQIFERLTPVYLLAGLALLFFVFVKMLAPKVQINGIVKVVYIINLLAFLTHTVGLGLRWYIAEHAPWSNAYESMVYIAWALGFSGIVFAKRSPIALALTSILAGVTLFVAHLSWMDPQITTLVPVLQSYWLTIHVSVITASYGFLGLCALLGGFTLLLIILQNKKKPNPEISRNILEATRINEMAMILGLSLLTLGNFLGGVWANESWGRYWGWDSKETWALVSILVYAAVLHIRFIPKLNNQYAFAVASFFAYWSIIMTYFGVNFYLAGMHSYAAGDPLPVPDFIWISIIIMVLMSILAFTKRSLCSRL; the protein is encoded by the coding sequence ATGTTAAATCCAAAATCATTATTTTTAAGTATGGGCTCAGCTATCATTTTGATGATAATCTTTGCCATAGCTAGCGGAGTCGCTACGATAATAGAAAGTAAAACTAGTACAGAAGCTGCATGGTACTATGTTTATGGTGCCAGCTGGTTTGCGCTCATTCAACTACTTCTTGGCATAAATTTGACCTATAATATCTTTAGATATAGCTTAATAGATCCAAAAAAACTCCCTTCTCTTATCTTCCACCTTGGTTTTATCGTTATCTTAATCGGTGCTGGTATAACAAGATACCTTGGCTTTGAGGCTGATATGCATATAAGAGAAAAAACTCAGTCAAATATCGTTACGACAAAAATATCCTATTTAAATTTAACCGCATTAAACGATAATGAAGAAGAGATAAACGCTGCTTTGCCACTAGGAATTTCTGATGCAAAAAAAGGTTTTGATCTAAAGCTAAAAATAGCAGATAATGAAGCTAATTTAAAATTTAAAGAATTTGTGCCAAATGCAAGTTATAAGTTTGTGGATGATAAAAATGGGCAACCAGTAGTGGAATTTGTGGTTTCAAACGAGAGTGAAAGTGAAGAAATTTTCTTGTTAGAAGAAGAGGAAGCAAGGGTTGCAGATATTAGTTTTATCTTTAATGCTAAGCCAGACGAGAGCAAAAAATATGTACTTTTTAAATTAGTGGACGGAAATTTCACAGTTACTTCAAATACTAATCTTTCAAAATTTACAATGAGTGATAGTTCAAAAACTGAGTTAAAAGCTGGTAGCGTAAATGAATTTGGCATGGGTAGTCTTTATACTATTTCAAATATAAATTTTGCTCCAAGATTAGTTTCAGTTCATGCCTCAAAGAAGCTAGTTAGCACAAAAGATAGCGAATTTAACGCCTTGATAGCTGAATTAAATTATAAAGGCGACAGTAAAGAGATGCATATTTTTTATAACCTAACAGAGCCTTCACGCTTGGCTGTGGCTGGACAAAAATTTAACGCTTCATGGGGTGCGCAGCAAGTTAAACTCCCGTTTAGCCTATACTTAAAAGACTTTGAGCTTAAAAGATATCCTGGCTCAAATTCGCCTATGAGCTATTCAAGTGAAGTTATTGTAAAAGATGATACAAACATGTCAGGGCTTGACTATAAAATTTATATGAATCATGTACTTGACTATGATGGCTATAGATTCTTCCAAAGCTCATACGATACAGACGAAAAAGGAACCATTCTCTCTGTCAATAAAGATCCAGGCAAGATACCAACTTATATCGGGTACTTTTTACTTGGGCTTGGCTTTGTGTTAAATGTTGTAAATCCTGGTAGCCGTTTTAGAAAACTAGCTAAGTTAATAGACAATGAATCAACAAAAGGTGGTAAAAAGGTTGTTGCTATCATTGCCATTATGCTTTTAAGTTTAAATTTTAGCTCATTAAAGGCTGAAGACTTTTTGCCTAATATCAGCAAAGAGCACACACAAAAGCTTTCTAGACTTATTGTGCAAAGCTCAGATGGTAGAATGAAGCCATTTGATACTCTTAGCAAAGAAATTTTAAATAAAATACATAGAAGTGAGAACATAAATAGCCTAAACTCAAATCAAGCAATGCTTTCAATAATGGTAACACCTGATTTTTGGCGAAGTGAAAAAATTATCTCACTTGGGCAAAGTAAGGAACTAAAAAAAGAGCTTGGCATAGATGAAAATGCAAAGTATGCAAGTTTTAATGATTTTTTTAGAACCACAAAAGATGGCGGAAGTGAATATAAACTCACAAAATTTGCTGAAATTGCTAATCGCAAGCACCCTGGATCACGCAATACATTTGATAAAGATGTGATAAAGATCGATGAGAGATTGAATGTTTTTTATATGATATTTATTGGTGAAATTTTTAAAATTTTTCCAAAACAAGATGACCCATCAAACTCTTGGTATTCGCCTGCTAGTGCAATGATGTACTTTCCGCCTAAGGAGGCTGATCTAGTCATCAATATGATGAGAGAGTATTTCGCAGCAGTTGATGCAGCAACAAAAGATAATGATTGGAGTAAGGCTGATGCCGCACTTGATAAAATTTCAGCCTATCAGCAAAAGTACGGTTCTGCTGTAATGCCAAGTGAAGAAAAGATAAATATAGAAATTTTGTTTAATAAAATTCAAATTTTTGAGCGATTGACACCGGTTTATCTTTTAGCAGGCCTTGCGCTTTTGTTTTTTGTTTTTGTTAAAATGCTAGCTCCAAAAGTTCAGATAAATGGCATTGTAAAAGTTGTATACATTATAAATTTACTAGCTTTTCTTACTCACACTGTCGGACTTGGACTTCGTTGGTACATTGCTGAGCATGCGCCTTGGAGCAATGCTTATGAATCGATGGTCTATATCGCTTGGGCTCTAGGATTTTCTGGTATCGTCTTTGCAAAACGTAGCCCTATTGCTCTTGCTCTTACGTCTATATTGGCAGGTGTTACATTGTTTGTTGCGCACCTTAGCTGGATGGATCCGCAGATCACTACACTTGTGCCGGTGCTTCAAAGCTACTGGCTAACAATACATGTTTCTGTCATTACTGCAAGTTATGGATTTTTAGGGCTTTGCGCATTACTTGGCGGCTTTACACTATTGCTTATCATTTTACAAAATAAGAAAAAGCCAAATCCAGAAATTTCTCGCAATATCCTCGAAGCCACTCGTATAAATGAGATGGCTATGATACTAGGACTTAGTTTGCTTACTCTTGGAAATTTCCTAGGCGGTGTTTGGGCGAACGAGAGTTGGGGCAGATATTGGGGCTGGGACAGCAAGGAGACTTGGGCGCTAGTTTCGATACTTGTTTATGCCGCGGTTCTTCATATAAGATTTATTCCAAAACTAAACAACCAGTATGCATTTGCAGTGGCTTCATTTTTTGCTTATTGGTCGATTATTATGACTTATTTTGGTGTAAATTTTTATTTAGCTGGTATGCACTCGTATGCAGCTGGCGATCCATTGCCAGTGCCTGATTTTATCTGGATTAGTATCATAATAATGGTGCTTATGAGTATTTTAGCATTTACAAAGCGATCACTTTGCTCAAGGCTTTAG